Proteins encoded within one genomic window of Rhododendron vialii isolate Sample 1 chromosome 1a, ASM3025357v1:
- the LOC131321163 gene encoding protein CUP-SHAPED COTYLEDON 3-like, protein MGLRDIGDSLPPGFRFYPSDEELVCHYLYKKIANEDVLKGTLVEIDLHVCEPWQLPEVAKLNSNEWYFFSFRDRKYATGYRANRATTSGYWKATGKDRTVHDPRTGDIAGMRKTLVFYQNRAPNGIKTGWIMHEFRLENPHMPPKEDWVLCRVFNKSKEENSCNKLLHSPPQYVFENTKAVAITSPYVSTSPPPNHHHHTMTTSFSLCPPHQNQDRNNPTSILQNSSAALKHHNSLPRSDDDQYYGFLFDMNFEENSFGDHGVDLNFAGTMEFDDDRENLVFP, encoded by the exons atGGGTTTAAGAGACATTGGAGATTCATTGCCACCAGGGTTTAGATTCTACCCTAGCGACGAGGAGTTGGTCTGCCATTATCTCTACAAGAAGATTGCGAACGAAGATGTTCTAAAGGGTACTCTGGTGGAGATTGACCTGCATGTATGTGAGCCATGGCAGCTTCCTG AGGTGGCAAAGCTCAACTCCAATGAGTGGTACTTCTTCAGCTTCCGAGACCGGAAATATGCCACGGGCTACCGAGCCAACCGAGCCACGACTTCTGGATACTGGAAAGCTACCGGAAAAGACCGAACGGTGCACGACCCGAGGACTGGCGATATCGCTGGGATGAGAAAGACGTTGGTTTTCTACCAGAACAGAGCTCCGAATGGGATTAAAACCGGTTGGATCATGCACGAGTTTCGCCTCGAGAACCCTCACATGCCTCCCAAG GAGGACTGGGTGCTATGTAGAGTATTCAACAAAAGCAAGGAAGAAAACAGCTGCAACAAATTACTTCATAGCCCTCCACAATATGTTTTTGAAAACACCAAAGCTGTTGCTATAACTTCTCCATATGTGTCTACATCTCCTCCTcctaaccaccaccaccataccATGACCACCTCTTTCTCCCTATGCCCACCCCATCAAAATCAAGACAGAAATAACCCTACTAGCATTCTACAAAATTCGTCGGCGGCCCTAAAACACCATAACTCACTCCCCAGAAGCGACGATGATCAGTACTACGGGTTTTTATTCGATATGAACTTCGAAGAAAACAGCTTTGGGGATCACGGAGTCGATCTGAATTTCGCGGGGACGATGGAGTTCGATGACGATCGTGAGAATCTAGTTTTTCCCTGA